The following DNA comes from Campylobacter concisus ATCC 51562.
TCACGCCTAGATATAAAACAGGCGACAAATATACGGTAAGACTTTTTACATGTCTAATAATAGCCTTTGTTGATAGATTTGGCTTTGATGAGCTTAGCAAAAATGTTTGCGCATTTTTTTATAGATACGTTTATACTTTGCGATTAGTAAAACAATCCGTATACCTAGAAAGTATCAACAAGTATGCTTTGGGCAATCAAGATGAAAATAATGGGCTAAATTTGTTTGAAAAAATATCCCATATGAGATCTCCTGATGAAATTTACGGCATTACGCTAGAAAGTATTGTCCTACGTAATGTTGTTGTTGGCAAAGAAGAAGGTGCAGGTTATGATGGAATAATGAAAGAAATGGGGATAAAAGAATGAAAAAAATTAACAGTTTAGAAGTAAAAGAAATTTTTAACAGTAAATACATTATACCGATATACCAAAGAAATTACGCTTGGGAAAGCAAACAAATAGAGGCACTTTTAGATGACATTAAAAACTATAAGGGTGTAGGTTATTTTATAGGAAGTTTGGTAGTAAGAGAAAAAGACGGCTTTTTTGAGGTCATAGACGGACAACAAAGACTCACGACTCTATTTTTGATACTAAAATACCTTGAATCTAAACAAGATATAGAATATACAGAAGATAAACTTAAATTTGAAGCCAGAGAAAAGTCAAATGTAACACTATCAAAAATTTGTAAAGATGTAAATTTAGAGGACTTGCCTTCTGCCGAAATAGCAAGTGGATTTAGCGTCATAAGGCAATATTTGGAAAAAAATCAGAATTTTGATAAAAATAAAATTTTAAACGCTAGAATTTTACGTGTGCCAGTTCCAGACGATACCGATCTAAATCATTTTTTTGAGATAATGAACACAAGAGGCGAGCAGCTCGAGGCTCATCAGATTGCAAAGGCAAATATTTTAAATGCGCTACAAAATGATAGCGATAAAAAGATCGCGGCTTTAGTCTGGGATGCTTGCGCAGATATGGATAGATATGTGCAGATGGGTTTTTCAACAGATATAAGAAAAGAAATATTTGGAGGAAATTGGGAGAAAGTTTGTGTTAGCCAGAGCGAGCTTTTTGGCATTTCATTAAACGACGAAGAAGAAAATAGCGAATCAAAAAGTCTAGATGAAATTTTAAAGCTAAATTTAAGCGCAAATAAAGCAGCGGAAGATAAGGATGAAAATATAAGATTTTCATCTATAATAAATTTCCCGAATTTTCTTTTGCAAGTAAATGCCGCCATAGACAATATAAGCACAGAGATAAGCACAAATGAACTACTTGATGATAAAAATTTGATTAAAAACTTACCAAAGCACTGGGGCGATAATGAAAAAGCCAAAAATTTTATCTACAATCTCTTAAAATTTAGATTCTTGTTTGATAAATTTATCATAAAAACTGACAATAACGACAAAAAAGACGGCGAAAAATGGTCTCTAAAAATGCTTAAAAAGTACTCCAATAACGGCAAAGATACCTTTGGCTACGTCGATACTTTTAGCGATAATAGACTGATTACAATTTTACAGTCTTGTTTACGTATAACATATACCTCGCCGCGTGCGATGGAGTGGATATATTCGCTACTTAAATCGCTTGCAAATAATGAATCAGTAAGTGGCATACAAGAGTTTTTGGAAAAATATGCAATAGGAAAAGTGTCTGAAGCCTTAAAGAACAGTAGCTCTTACCCAACATGCGAGAGGATTGTTTTTTCTTATCTTGACTATGTTTTGTATAGAGATTGTGTACTTGACAACAAAAACAATGAAATAAAGTTAAAACTACAATCTGCTTTTGATAAAATTAAAAATAAAAATTTGAAAACTTTACAAGAGTGGGAATTCGGCTTTAGAAGCTCGGTAGAGCATTTTTATCCGCAGCATCCTTCTGCGGGCAGTATAGAGCCTATAGAGAACAAAGACATACTGAACTCTTTTGGAAATCTAGCGCTTATAACTACTTCCGGTAACTCTAAATTTTCAAATCTAGCTCCATCCGCCAAGCTTAATACCTATCCAAGCATCATAACTCAAAGCTTAAAGTTAATTCTAATGTCAGAGTGCATAAAAGGTGGTAATTTGGATGAATATAAACAAGCAATTGGCAAACATGGCGAAGAGATGTTGGGTATTTTGCGCAAAAGCTAGATGATATAAAATGAAAACATATAGGAGATCAAAAAATATTTAATCTTACACCTAAAAAATATCAAATATTTTAAAGTTTCGCCTTTATAGCCATTATCCTCTTGTATGAAGCGTCAATTCGCTCTTTGCTGATCTTTTTCTCGTTTACTGCATCGACTATGATCTGAGTGACTAGATCGGCTGTTCTTTGGTTGTTTATCTTAAACTCGCTAAAAAGTAAGATATCGCCACCAGCGTTTATAAATTTCACCACTTTTTGCGCCAAAGCTTCGTCGCCAACGCCTTTCATCAGCATATCATCGCTGATAACCACACCATTAAATTTAAGCTCATTTCGCAAGAGATCGGTTATTATTTTTTTAGAAAGTGTGGCTGGATTGTCCTCGTCGATGCCTTTTACAAAAAGGTGTCCGACCATGATGATCTGCGCTCTACCAGTACTTATGGCGTCTTTATATGGCAAAAGTGCATCTTTACTTAGCGTGACTTCGCTCTTGTTTTTATGCGAGTCCTCTTTTGAGCTACCATGCCCTGGAAAGTGCTTAAGCGTCGTTAGGATGCCCTGCTCTTTAAATGCGTCCATAAAAGCATCAGCATAGATCACCACCTTGCTTGCATACTCGCTAAACGCTCTTTGCTTAGCGGCGATGATCGGTGAGTTTTCATCGTGCAGATCAACCACTGGGGCGAAATTTAAATTTATGCCGCACTCTTTTAAATTTATAGCCATTTTTGAGTAGAGATCGTATGCGCTTTTGATATCAAGCGTGCTTGCGACCTCGTATGCGCTAGGATATGGACCATCAAAGCTCTTATCCTTCATGCGGCTAACATTGCCGCCCTCTTCGTCGATAGCGATGAAAATTTTAGGGCTTTTCTCTTTGATCACCTTTATGCTAGCTTTTAGCTGAGCTTTGCTAGTCACGTTTCTACCAAGTAGCATCACACCGCCAAACCTCTCATATCCAGCGTCGCTTAACATCGCACGAAACGCAGCGTCTTTTGTGCTAGCTCCGTTAAAGCCAACCATTATCATCTGCGAGACCTTGGCTCTTAGGCTCACCTCAGCACCGTTTAACCCCAGAGTAAAAATAGCCATAAAAAGTATAAATTTAAAAGCTCTCATCTTCTTCCCAAAAGCGATTTTACGCTCTCAAAAACATCTTTGCCATTTAGCATATTTTCAACCTCGCTTGCGATTGGCACATATATGCTCTTTTCTTTAGCAATCTTGCTAATAGCTCTTGCAGTATCCACGCCCTCGGCCACCTCGCCAAGCTCATTTAAAATTTTCTCTAGTCTCTCGTGCCTTGCGATGCCAAGACCTACGCGGTAGTTGCGTGAAAGTATCGATGAGGCAGTTAAAAACAGATCCCCTGCACCGCTTAGTCCCATAAATGTCTCATCTTTTGCGCCAAAAAATTTACCAAATCTAGCCATCTCTACAAGCCCACGCGAAATGAGGCTCGCCCTTGCGTTATTACCAAGACCAAGTCCGTCACAGATACCACCAGCTATGGCGATCACGTTTTTATAGGCTCCACACACCTCAGCGCCGATCACATCATCAGAAGTGTATGCTTTCATATAGCTTGGGAAAAATGAGGCAAATTTTAAAGCTAAATTTTCATTTTTAGAATTTACCACCAAAGCGCAAGGAAGCTTCTGCATGATCTCTTTTGCAAAGGTCGGTCCTGAGAGAAAAGCCAAATTTTCTCTATCAACAAAGTCTTCATAAATTTCATTTAAAAATTTAAGATTTGCCGTGTCTATACCCTTGCTAGCGACTAATATCTTTTGGCCTTTGTTTTTGTAGTTTTGCTTTAGCCATAAATTTGTAGCTTGCGTTGGGATAGTGCAGACTAGGTATTCGCACTCCAAAGCTTCATCCAAGCTTACAAAATTTGGCATCTCTCTTGGCGTTCTTGAGCTGACGACACACTCGTTATTCTCACTAAATGCGTGAAACAGCGCACTGCCCCACTTGCCAGCTCCGATGACTGCTATGCTCATTTTAGCCCTTTTTTAGCCTATTTTGGCCTTTAAAAGCTCATTGACCTTGCCTGGGTTAAAGGCACCCTTGCCCTCTTTCATCACCTGACCGACAAAGAAGCCAAACATCTTATCTTTGCCGTTTTTATACTCTTCGACTTTGTCGGCGTTTGCAGCTAAAATTTGATCTATGATCGCGATGATCGCTGAGTCGTCACTCACTTGTTTTAAGCCAAGCTTTTCGATGACGCTATCTACGTCCACGTCATTTTCCATTAGATAGTCTAGCACCTCTTTTGCAGCCTTGCCGCTTATCGTTCCGTCTTCTATGCGTTTTAGTAAATTTATCATTTTAGCACTATTAACTGGGCTAGTCTCGATCGTTACGCCGTTATTTAAGCGACCAAGAAGCTCGACTATGAGCCATGTAGTAGCAAGCTTTGGCTGAATTCCGGCAGCAATTAGTTCTTCAAAATATCTAGCCATCTCGACGCTTTGAGTTAAATTTAAAGCATCACTCTCTTTTACACCTAGCTCACTAACATATCTTGCCACCTTTTGCTCGGCAAGCTCTGGAATTTTTATCGCTTCATTATACATATCTTCTGAGATCTCAACTGGCAGTAAATCAGGGTCAGGAAAATACCTATACTCCGCACTATCCTCTTTGCCACGCATAGATCTTGTCACTAAATTTGTCGTGTCAAACAACCTTGTCTCTTGATAGACTTCTTGGTCGTATTTGCCATCTTCCCAAGCTGCGCTTTGGCGCTCCACTTCGTAATCGATCGCCTTTTGGATAAATTTAAATGAGTTTAGATTTTTTATCTCAACCCTTGTGTAAAGCTTAGTGTCGCCTTTTGGACGAATAGAGACATTTGCGTCGCAGCGAAAGCTACCTTCTTGCATATTTGCGTCGCTGATGTTTAAAAAGCGAAGGATTGAGTGTAGTTTTTTAAGATAAGCCACCGCCTCATCACTGCTTCTAAGATCTGGTTCGCTAACTATCTCAAGAAGTGGCGTGCCAGCTCTATTTAAATCAACTAAGCTCTCCTTTTCTTCGTGGATGTTCTTGCCAGCGTCCTCTTCAAGATGCGCTCTAGTTACACCTATGCGTTTTTTAGTGCCATTTACGTCGATTATTAGCTCGCCGCCTTCTACGATAGGTATCTCAAACTGAGAAATTTGATATGCCTTTGGAAGGTCTGGATAGAAGTAGTTTTTTCTATTAAAGACTGATTTTTTATTGATCTTAGCATTTATCGCTGTGCCAAAACTGATAGCCTTTTTTACAGCCTCTTTGTTTAGCACAGGTAGCGCTCCAGGCAAAGCTAGGCAGGTCGGACAAACGTGAGTGTTTGCCTCGTCACCGAAGCTAGTTGAGCAAGAGCAGAAAATTTTAGTTTTTGTATTAAGCTGAGTGTGAACTTCTAAACCGATAACGACTTCAAACATATTTTTACCTTTAAATTTATACAAATTTTTAAGGCGTATTTTAGCGATACTTTCTTTTAAAATATCTAAAAATGAGCGCTTTGACTGGAAAAATAAAGAATGTGATTTAAAAATTTAAATAGTTTTAAAAAGGAAAAGCCATATAAAAATATGGCTTTAAATTTTAATGCTCGTGCTCACTAATAGCAACGGCACCAGCTAGATAAACGTAAGTTAGCATCATAAAGATAAATGTTTGCAAAACAGCCATAAGCGTTAGAAGCGCAAAAGCTGGAAGCGGAGCAAACCAAGGTGCAAGTGTAAGCATCGCTAGCAAGAATAGATCGTCACCCTTGATATTACCAAAAAGACGAAATGATAGCGAAACTACACGTGAAAGATGCGAGATGACTTCGACTGGAAACATAATAGGAGCTAGAAATTTATTCGGCCCCATAAAGTGCCCAAAGTATTTGAAAAATCCATTTTCTCTAATGCCCTCAAAGTTGTAATAAACAAATACAACTAAAGCCAAAACTAGAGTTAAATTTAGACTTGATGTTGGTGACTCAAATCCAGGAATAATACCTACAACATTTGAAAAAAATACGATAAAACCGATAGTTGCAACAAGTGGAAGATATTTCCTTGCTAGTTTTTCACTGCCTAAAGTATCTCTTCCCATCGATATAACGCCCTCCAAATAAGCTTCAACTATATTTTGAAGACCTCTTGGTACAAGCTGCATCTTACTCCTTGCTATATAAGCAACTACGATAACAATCAAAGCTACAAGCAGAAAGTGAAATGCATAGATAAAGGCGTGGGAGCTATTTAGGAAATTTGAAAATAAAAACAAATCTTTCATTAATTTACCTTGGATTTAGAATTTTGCGTGATTGTAACAAAATTATTGTTAAAACATTTTTAATTTTAAACTCTGAAATAATCGAAAACCAATTTACAAATAGTCACTGCAACTACCACTAGAAACATTGTTCTAATAAATTTTACCTCTTTTTTAATGACAAGATTTGATCCAAAATATGCGCCTAAAATTTGACCAACTGCCATCAAAAGTCCAACAGCCCAAAGCATCTGTCCGCCAGCTATAAAAATGCCAAGAGCAACGATATTGCTAGTAAAATTTAAGAGTTTCGTATGAGCGACAGCTTTTTTTAAATTTAGCCCAATTAGTGCCACTATCGCAAATGTCCAAAAAGAGCCTGTTCCTGGACCAAAAAAACCATCATAAAAGCCAAGTATCAGCCCAAAAACTACATAAAATAGCTTCTCATTCATCTTTGCAGCTCTATCATTTTCGCCGACTTTTGGCATAAAAAGCGTGTAGATAAAAATAGCAATCAGTAAAAATGGGATAATTATCTTTAAAAAATTTGTATTTAAAAATAGGATAACCACCGCTCCGATGATAGCTCCAATGAAAGTAAAAACGATACCTACAAAGCACTCTTTATAATTAATTAATCCCCGTTTTGTGAAATTTAGAGTCGCTGTAAAGCTACCAAAAACTCCTTGGAGCTTATTTGTACCAAGTGCAAGGTGTGGCGGCACACCCATCGCCATAATAGCTGGAAGCGTTATAAGCCCACCTCCACCAGCGATAGAATCGATAAAACCACCTAAAAACGCAGCTACAAAAAAAACGACATAGCTAAGTAGATCAAATTCCATTTTTTGCTCTTTTGATAATTGAAATAAAAGCAGATTGTAATTTATTTGTACTTATCTTTTTGTAAAATTTTTATATTTGAAATGAGAGATTTTTAAAATTTATAAATTTTAACGAGCCTTTAGATCTAGCTCAAAGACTCGTTTATTAAAGTGATTACTTAATAACGCCACAAAGCATTCTAGCGCCACCGCCGCCAAGTGCTTTTGGGTTGTCGCTGTGGTTGTCGCCACCAACATGAACCATTAGTGAGTGACCTTTTAGCTCGTCAAGACTTTTTATCTTTGGGGCTAGCACTGGATAGTTCGCATTGCCCTCAGCATCTACGTAAAGTGCTGGCAAATCGCCTTTGTGGCCCTTGTCGTCCCATGCAAAAGAGTGCATCTTTGTGCCAGCTGGATCCCAGTGACCGCCTGCTTTCATGCCAAGGCCTTTTTCAGTCGCACCACAGTCAGCATTTTCATGGATGTGAAAGCCGTGTAGTCCTGCAGTAAGTCCCTTTAAATTTGGAAAAAATGCAACGCCGTAGTTTGTCTTAACAGCTACTACTTCGCCGACACTCTTATCGCCCTTCTCGCTTAGCTCATTAACAGGTATAACTAGATGCTCTCCAGCTTTCGCATCAAAGTGATGACCTTCGTGAGCAAAAAGCAAAGTTCCCAAAACTGCACTTAGTAAAACGATTTTTTTCATACAAGCTCCTTGTGGATAAAATTGTACGGCAAGTCTACCCTAAATTTAAAAATTTAGCAATAATTTTTATTGATTAAGATTTTTTATGATAGTTTCTAACTCTTTACTCTGCCCTATTCTATAAAGCGCAAAGTCGTATTTTATCGGATCAAACTCATCAAATTCTCTAAGTTTTTTTGTAAGATCCATGACTGCTTTGAAATCGTAGCTCTTTCTGTTTATAAGTCCTAAATTTAAAGAAACTCTATGCGTATGAACATCAAGCGGCATCAAAAGTTTATCTTTTGGTAAATTTTTAAATAGCCCAAGGTCGATGTCGCTATCTCTAACCATCCAGCGAAGATACATGTTATAGCGTTTATATGGGCTTTGTGGCTCCCTCTCAAAACTCTTACCAAAGAAAAACTCATATCCATCCGAGCGGTAAGAATTTAGCTTATATATAAATTTTATAAGCTCATTTACGCCCTCTATCATCTCGCCATTTTTTGCAAGACCTTGGCGTAAAATTTTCTCTATGTCACCCTCTTTTTTAAGGCGTGAGAGAGTGATAAAAATTTCTCTCACATCATTTTCATTTTGAAAGCGGTATTTGAAATTTGATAAATTTTTCTTGATATTTTGCTCGCTCTCATCAAGCAAACCAAAATCAAGCGAATTTAGAAATTTTACTATCATTTTTGCGTTACCATAAGCAAATAACGCACAAATGAGCGCTATGTTTGGCTCTTTAAATTTAGTGGCTACTTGAAGTGGATCTGGGGCTTCAAATAGCCCCAAATTTGTATTTTTACTAAGTACGTGCGAGTCTAAAAGGCTCTTTAGCTCGCTCATTGTTTTAGTGAAAGAAGCGTGTCAAGCATCTGATCAACGGTCGTGATGATCTTTGCAGCTGCGCCGTAACTAGCTTGAAAGCGGATCAAATTTGTAAGCTCTTCATTGGTATCTACGCCACTTGTTGATTGAAATTCCTCTTCAGCTGTCTTTTGCAAAGACGTATTTGTATCGTGGATCGTATTATTCGCCTCTGTATCACTCGCCATGTCAGTCGTAAGATAGCGGTAATATCCCTCGATCGTCTCATCTCTATCAAGCGCTATACCACTTGAGTAAAAGGTCTGCTTTTGATACTGAAGCTGGATCATTTTATTTGCAACTTCATTATTTCCGATAACTGGCTTTGAGTAGGCACGAAGCTTTGTGTGGTCTTGGGTAAAATTTTGATTTATGCCGATACTATTTGAGTCAGTACCTGAAAAAAATCTATTTATGCCAACAGCACCTGGGAAATTTGTACCGTGATCGACTATTGATATGCTATAAAGCCCTTGAGCTTGTTTTGGAATGAGAGAAAATGTGCCTTTTTTAGTATTTTTATCATAAAAATATGACGCCTCAAAAAAGTCATCAACGTCATTTAGCATATTATTGTCTTTATTGTCATCTGAGTTTGAGTTAAAGTCTTTGACGATAGAGTTGCCATATCTTGTATCATTCATCGTCGTCGTGCCATTTACATTTATAGTTTTTCTGGCCACGACATTACCTTTGTTATCATAAACAATAGCTTCAAAACTTCCGTTTCTTATACTATTATCATGATTCATCAGCGTCTTATCGCCTTCTAAATAACTTATCGGATCTGAGTTAGAAATTTCAACTGCGGATTCGGCATAGATATTATTTGTACTTGTTATCAAGGTTTTACTAAATGTATTTAAATTATCAATGTATTTTTGGATCGTTCCGTCGCTAAATTTATCATTATCTGGCTCGTAGTTTCTACCCCTAAGATCAAGTGCAGCTCCGATTTTACCACCTGTAATCTTTTCTTCCATTGGGATTCTTCTGCCATCTTCTCTTTCATAATAAATTTTTGTATATCGTCCACTTTCAGTTGAACTCATAGAAATTTCATGAAAATTTACACCATCAACGACACTTACGCCACCAATGTTTAGATTGTAGTATTTTCCTTGATCTGTTATTCCTGTATCTACCCTAGAATTGCTCTTTAGATCACTTTTATAAACTGCTGTATTTACCAGCTTTGACATAGCAAGTTCAAGCTCATCACGTTTATCACGAAGATCATTTGCATTTATTTTTATACCAGCGTCCGCACCTGATTCTATTCTTTGGATTTGCTTATTAATATTTGCTATTTGTCTGCCTAGCGAATTTATCTCATTTATATTTATTTTTATCGTTTCATCAATCTTTTCATGCATATCATAAAGCATCTTTGACGAGCGGTTAATACTTGCAGTTAATACACTTGCTTTATTTATCAAATTTACTTTCTGAGCACCAGCATTAGGGTTTGAAGCAAAGTTATTCCACGCGGAAAAATACTCCTGGATATCCTTCACCATTCCATTATCTTTTAGATCAGGAAAATATTTTGTAGCTTCTTGCAAAATTCTTTGTTTATAGGCTGTATTTTCTAAATTTGACGATGAGTATTTTAGTCTTGAGTAGGCAAACTCATCATGAAGCCTTGTTATAGTATCTACTTGTGTGCCTGTGCCAACTCCACCAGGGACTGTATTCATCGCTGGAGATGCAGATTGGACAACACGCTGCCTCGTATAGTAGTTGCTATCAGCGTTTGCGATATTATTTCCGGTTGTACTTATTTGAAGCTGGGCTGCATTTAGTCCTGAAACACCCGTGCCTAATGACATAAAAATATTAGCCATTTTTTAAACCCTTGATTTATAAAAATTATTATCTATGCTGTTTCCATCTTGGCCGTATTCACTTGCTTTAGTGCCAAAAATTTTTTCATTAAGTGAGTCAAAAAATTCTTTAACGGCAACAACATGTCTTGCATATTCTTTATTGACTTTATGTAAATTTTCAAGCTTTGAACGCATAAGTACAAGCTTTGACTTCACTTCATCATCTAAAACACTAGCAAGTGTAGTCGTACCGCTCTCTTTTGATACCTTTAAAAGCTCTTTATCTAGTGCTCTTTTTGTATCTTCAAATGCACGAACTAAGGCATTTTTTTTCTTTACACTCTCATCAACACTTGAGTGCTTAGCTTCTTTTATATTTGCGATATCTTGTATGGTTAAATTTATGAGCTCATCAAGCTCGCCTATAGCCTCGTCCAAAAGCTTTTTTATCATTTAAATTCCTTAATTACAGCAACGCATCAGCCACAGCCCTAGCCGTTTTTGAGATATCAACCTGATAAGTACCATTTTCTATGGCATCAGCTATCTCTTTTAGCTTTGCGTTTTCGTTTGTTCTTACTTCTTTACTCTGAGTTTCGACCTTGGCATCGCTATTTTTATTTAGCGTATTTGCCTGAAAATTTGGTCTTTGATTTAAAGGCCTTATCATATTCATACCTCTTAAAATAAAATGTTTATATCACTACATCGGCAGAATATAAATTTACTTAAGAGTCTCTCTTTAAAAAATCGTACAAAAGTTCTGAAAAACCAAGATTTCCGCTCAATGCTTTACTCATTGCATCGTTATACATTGACCTATAAATATCACTACCAGCAGCCTTTGGATATAGCGAGTTGTGCTCGTCTTCTTTTAAAGCAATATCAAGCACAGCCTTTACCATATATGCCTCAAACGCATCAGTTTGCTCTTTTAAAAGTGCATCTTGTTTGGCATTTGCGTTTTTTATCTTATTTGCCGAAATTTCATTGTATGAATTTAGCGCCAAGGTGTTATCTATTTGCATTATATTATCTCCAGATCGACTTGTATCGCACCAACTCGCTTTAAATTTTCAAGTATCGATATGATATCACTTGGTGTTGCCCCAAGCTTGTTTAGCGCTCTTGTTACATTTGCAACGGTTGTTTTTTCGCCTGAAATTTTAAGTAAATTTTGACTAGGCGCAACAGATGTGTCGCTTCCTATATTTACATCATTTTGTGCTGCTTCATCGTAGCTATTTGGCTCTATTTTTATTGTGATTGCACCATGCGTTAAGACAACTGGGCTAACTACGGCATTTATGCCACTTACTATCGTGCCAGTTCTCTCATCAACTACTATCTTCTCATCTGGCTTATACTCTACATCAAGATCAAGCACAGCGCTTGCAAGCTCGATAATGCTAACATCATCTGGCTTTTTAACGATAACCGTTCTTGGATCGATCGCCTTTGCGGCATCATCAGAGATATTTGCATTTATAGCATTTTGGATATCAAGAGCGGTTTTAAAATTTGTATCTTTTAGGCTTAGTCTTATGCTATCTTGATTGTAAATATCATAAGTCACTTCTCGCTCAACTAAAGCACCATTTAGGATAGAGCCAACGGTTGGGTGGTTGCCACCTGATCTACCCATGCTTTTTCCGCCGATACTTAAAGCACCTTGAGCCAAAGCGTAAATATCACCATCAACGCCTTTTAGTGGCGTCATGAGAAGCGTACCACCTTGCAAGCTTTTTGCATCACCGATAGATGAGATCACGACATCAAGCTTATCGCCATGCCTTGCAAACGCAGGAAGCTTGGCTGTCACCATAACAGCAGCTGCGTTTTTTGACTTGATATCATCTGGATTTATCTTTACGTTTACACCTTGAAGCATGTTCGATAAAGACTGGATCGTAAATTTTGACGTCGAGCCGTCACCTGTGCCATTTAGCCCAACGACAAGGCCGTAACCTATTAGCTGGTTATCCCTTACGCCAACTATGCTTGCAAGCTCTTTTATCTGCGTAGCAAAAGCTGAAGTAGCTATCACTGAAGCTGCTACAAAAGATAAAAATTTTTTCATATTTTTTCCTAAAATTTAGCTATTTTAGGTTTTTAAAGCAAAAGATGTTCCAAATTTTTATAAACTATTGGAAGTAAGAGAGCGAAGTAGCTCCAAATTTTTTAAATTTTACAAGTTTATATGTAGAAATTTCATCGCTAAATTTAAAGTCGCTGTTGTGCTCAAAAACTATCATATAAATTTTCTCTTTTTTTAGCTGTGAGATTAAATTTAGAAGTTTTTTGTAGATATCGTCAAAACCAGCTCTTATGTCAAATGGCGGGTCAAGGTAGAGCAAGACCTTGCCATTTTGAGAATTTATAAGATCAG
Coding sequences within:
- a CDS encoding DUF262 domain-containing protein — its product is MKKINSLEVKEIFNSKYIIPIYQRNYAWESKQIEALLDDIKNYKGVGYFIGSLVVREKDGFFEVIDGQQRLTTLFLILKYLESKQDIEYTEDKLKFEAREKSNVTLSKICKDVNLEDLPSAEIASGFSVIRQYLEKNQNFDKNKILNARILRVPVPDDTDLNHFFEIMNTRGEQLEAHQIAKANILNALQNDSDKKIAALVWDACADMDRYVQMGFSTDIRKEIFGGNWEKVCVSQSELFGISLNDEEENSESKSLDEILKLNLSANKAAEDKDENIRFSSIINFPNFLLQVNAAIDNISTEISTNELLDDKNLIKNLPKHWGDNEKAKNFIYNLLKFRFLFDKFIIKTDNNDKKDGEKWSLKMLKKYSNNGKDTFGYVDTFSDNRLITILQSCLRITYTSPRAMEWIYSLLKSLANNESVSGIQEFLEKYAIGKVSEALKNSSSYPTCERIVFSYLDYVLYRDCVLDNKNNEIKLKLQSAFDKIKNKNLKTLQEWEFGFRSSVEHFYPQHPSAGSIEPIENKDILNSFGNLALITTSGNSKFSNLAPSAKLNTYPSIITQSLKLILMSECIKGGNLDEYKQAIGKHGEEMLGILRKS
- a CDS encoding glycoside hydrolase family 3 N-terminal domain-containing protein — its product is MRAFKFILFMAIFTLGLNGAEVSLRAKVSQMIMVGFNGASTKDAAFRAMLSDAGYERFGGVMLLGRNVTSKAQLKASIKVIKEKSPKIFIAIDEEGGNVSRMKDKSFDGPYPSAYEVASTLDIKSAYDLYSKMAINLKECGINLNFAPVVDLHDENSPIIAAKQRAFSEYASKVVIYADAFMDAFKEQGILTTLKHFPGHGSSKEDSHKNKSEVTLSKDALLPYKDAISTGRAQIIMVGHLFVKGIDEDNPATLSKKIITDLLRNELKFNGVVISDDMLMKGVGDEALAQKVVKFINAGGDILLFSEFKINNQRTADLVTQIIVDAVNEKKISKERIDASYKRIMAIKAKL
- a CDS encoding NAD(P)H-dependent glycerol-3-phosphate dehydrogenase, which translates into the protein MSIAVIGAGKWGSALFHAFSENNECVVSSRTPREMPNFVSLDEALECEYLVCTIPTQATNLWLKQNYKNKGQKILVASKGIDTANLKFLNEIYEDFVDRENLAFLSGPTFAKEIMQKLPCALVVNSKNENLALKFASFFPSYMKAYTSDDVIGAEVCGAYKNVIAIAGGICDGLGLGNNARASLISRGLVEMARFGKFFGAKDETFMGLSGAGDLFLTASSILSRNYRVGLGIARHERLEKILNELGEVAEGVDTARAISKIAKEKSIYVPIASEVENMLNGKDVFESVKSLLGRR
- the gatB gene encoding Asp-tRNA(Asn)/Glu-tRNA(Gln) amidotransferase subunit GatB — encoded protein: MFEVVIGLEVHTQLNTKTKIFCSCSTSFGDEANTHVCPTCLALPGALPVLNKEAVKKAISFGTAINAKINKKSVFNRKNYFYPDLPKAYQISQFEIPIVEGGELIIDVNGTKKRIGVTRAHLEEDAGKNIHEEKESLVDLNRAGTPLLEIVSEPDLRSSDEAVAYLKKLHSILRFLNISDANMQEGSFRCDANVSIRPKGDTKLYTRVEIKNLNSFKFIQKAIDYEVERQSAAWEDGKYDQEVYQETRLFDTTNLVTRSMRGKEDSAEYRYFPDPDLLPVEISEDMYNEAIKIPELAEQKVARYVSELGVKESDALNLTQSVEMARYFEELIAAGIQPKLATTWLIVELLGRLNNGVTIETSPVNSAKMINLLKRIEDGTISGKAAKEVLDYLMENDVDVDSVIEKLGLKQVSDDSAIIAIIDQILAANADKVEEYKNGKDKMFGFFVGQVMKEGKGAFNPGKVNELLKAKIG
- a CDS encoding F0F1 ATP synthase subunit A is translated as MKDLFLFSNFLNSSHAFIYAFHFLLVALIVIVVAYIARSKMQLVPRGLQNIVEAYLEGVISMGRDTLGSEKLARKYLPLVATIGFIVFFSNVVGIIPGFESPTSSLNLTLVLALVVFVYYNFEGIRENGFFKYFGHFMGPNKFLAPIMFPVEVISHLSRVVSLSFRLFGNIKGDDLFLLAMLTLAPWFAPLPAFALLTLMAVLQTFIFMMLTYVYLAGAVAISEHEH
- a CDS encoding TSUP family transporter, with the protein product MEFDLLSYVVFFVAAFLGGFIDSIAGGGGLITLPAIMAMGVPPHLALGTNKLQGVFGSFTATLNFTKRGLINYKECFVGIVFTFIGAIIGAVVILFLNTNFLKIIIPFLLIAIFIYTLFMPKVGENDRAAKMNEKLFYVVFGLILGFYDGFFGPGTGSFWTFAIVALIGLNLKKAVAHTKLLNFTSNIVALGIFIAGGQMLWAVGLLMAVGQILGAYFGSNLVIKKEVKFIRTMFLVVVAVTICKLVFDYFRV
- a CDS encoding superoxide dismutase family protein; translated protein: MKKIVLLSAVLGTLLFAHEGHHFDAKAGEHLVIPVNELSEKGDKSVGEVVAVKTNYGVAFFPNLKGLTAGLHGFHIHENADCGATEKGLGMKAGGHWDPAGTKMHSFAWDDKGHKGDLPALYVDAEGNANYPVLAPKIKSLDELKGHSLMVHVGGDNHSDNPKALGGGGARMLCGVIK